TAAGCTTTCTTCGACAATTAAGCCAATTTCTGTCAGCAATTCCTCCCCATCTCCCAGAGCCATAAAATCAAAGAATTGGGAATAAGGTTCCGGGTTGGATGTAGCGGTTTGTCCACCGGCAAAGATTAGGGGAAAATCACCCTGGTTTCGCTCTTCCCAGGTGAAGGGAATACGAGCAAGATCGAGCATTTCCAGGATATTGGTGGCTCCGAGTTCGTAGCTGAGACTAAAGCCAATGATATCGAATTCTTGCAGAGTACGACGAGATTCAAGGGCAAAGAGAGGCGTTTGGGTCTCCCGGAGTTTAGCACTGAGGTCAGGGCCGGGTAAATAGGTGCGATCGCACAGTTGGCGGGGTTGGGCATTAATAATATTGTATAGAATCTGATGCCCCAGATTGGATGAGCCTAATTCATACAATTCCGGATAACTCAACACCCAATGCACAGATGTCTCTGACCAAGACTTATAAGCTGCCCCTAATTCCTTACCGATGTAGCGAGCGGGTTTATGGATATCGGGGGTCAGTAATTCATCGATGGCAATAACCATAAGTTCACCTCTCGTATAATCTGTGTTCTCGATATGACGATTACGCCGTCAATGGGAGCGATCGTACAAACCTCTAGGATATCGTAGGAACGATTCGCCTGTCTTTTAGGTTTGAGAGCGATCGCGATAAAATCAAGAGAAACCCTGGTTCAGCTTATGCACCTCAAATCCTATCCTAGAGATCACTTACCCTCAGCTCAAGATTTACCCGACTCAGATGAAACCCCTGTGGATAACGAACTGCAAGATTTAATTCCCACTCTTCTCAAAGCAATGTTGGCCTCTATTTGGTCAGAGCGCATGGATTGGTTTTTTGGTGTAGATATGGGAGTTTACACCGATCCGAACCAACCGGCAATTGTCCCCGATGGTTTTTTGAGTATCGGTGTGCCCAGAATCAGGGATGAAGGTTTACGTTTATCCTATGTTCTTTGGGAAGAGCAACAAGTTCCGACTTTAGTGTTAGAAGTTGTCTCAAAAACCCGAAGAGGAGAATATAGCCAGAAAAAACAACAATATGCCCAACTGGGAGTTCCCTACTATGTCATCTATAATCCTCTGCGAACACAGCAACAGAGATTAGAGGTTTATCAACTTCAGGAGGGTCAATATCAATTATTATCTGGGGAACCGGTATGGTTACCGGAACTGAATTTAGGTATTGGTAGCGATCGCGGCACTTATCAAGGCATTACCAGAGAATGGCTCTATTGGTATGATGAGAAGGGCGATCGCTATCCAACTCCAGAGGAGAGAGCAGAGAGTGCTGAATTAGAGCTAGAGAGTGAACGCCAAGAAAAGGAACTCGAACGAGACAGAGCCGATCTCCAACAACAGCGAGCAGAGGGGGCTGAACTAGAGCTAGAGAGGCAACAAGAACGAGCCGATCGCGCCGAATCCGATTTACAACAGCTACGGGAGAAACTACAACAATTAAATATCGATCCCGATGCTCTATTGTAGTTTTTTCAGAGTACAAATAACGAAATCATCTTAAACCTATAAATTTACCCCTAATTCAGTTAACATTTCATCCGATGTTTCTTGAATCATAATTGCACCGGATGCTCTCAATAACCATGAAAAAGAACCATAAGGTATTGGATCGTCCACGACCTGAAGAGCAATAAATAGAGTATTGGAGTCTTGAATAATTGCGTCCCACCAAAACCAGTATCTTTCGTTAAAGGATAAATCAAAACAACCAATCCACTCCATTACTGACCATTTAATGTTTTCAATTTCTTCTTCCTGTTCTTCTAGAGAAAGAGTATTCCATTTCTCTATCTCTTGCTCTATTTCTTCATCTGTTCGTTCCAGGCCACAGCGTTCAACAAACCATTTTGGCAATAGGTTATACCACTCTTCTTCAGATGGCCAATCTTTTTCATATTGCTTAAGCACCACTGACAAAGCTTCTTGACAATTCTGGAGAACTCGATCGGCATTACCTTGACAGTGAATCTTAAATATAATTAGTCCAGCCCACTCTACTCTATCTTCTGGGTTGGAGGAGTATAATAAATGTCTTAATTCATCTACTGGTTTCATCTCAAACTTCATTAGCATTTTGCACAACCGTCCCTTTAGAATTATTCCATTCTCCGTGTCTCCGTCTCCTCCCCACTCAAATTTTAAAAGCATTCCCTTGAGAGTTACCCAGCTTCGGGACTTCTCTTATAGGTATCATTACTTTAACCAATCGATCTGGCTAAACCTTGATCCCTCATGATCCCCAGCATTTGGTGATCGAAGTCACTTAATTTGCACTAATTCGATCACATCTGAGCCTAGATATTGACAGTTAACTAGAGGTATATCAAAAAAGTGAGGTTCAATCATGACACCCACCAGTTTAATCCGTCGGCTGGTAGAACAGATTCTCTACCTAAAACGGCTCACCCCCGAACTAGAAAATGCCATTAATGCCGAATTAACGCGCTTAGGCCATATTTCCGATGTCGATTATGAAGCCCTAGAATTGTTGATGAGCGAAATGGATGAAGGGCGTATTCAATTGGTTTCTAACCCCTAGTGTTCTGATT
This window of the Roseofilum reptotaenium CS-1145 genome carries:
- a CDS encoding Uma2 family endonuclease codes for the protein MHLKSYPRDHLPSAQDLPDSDETPVDNELQDLIPTLLKAMLASIWSERMDWFFGVDMGVYTDPNQPAIVPDGFLSIGVPRIRDEGLRLSYVLWEEQQVPTLVLEVVSKTRRGEYSQKKQQYAQLGVPYYVIYNPLRTQQQRLEVYQLQEGQYQLLSGEPVWLPELNLGIGSDRGTYQGITREWLYWYDEKGDRYPTPEERAESAELELESERQEKELERDRADLQQQRAEGAELELERQQERADRAESDLQQLREKLQQLNIDPDALL